Part of the Shewanella eurypsychrophilus genome is shown below.
AAGCTAGCTGGAGACGTTAAAACCAGAAAATCCCGAAGAAGGAGCTAACATGAAGATTGATGCTTCTCAGCTTGCTGAGCTGGACTCTGCTTGACTGACCACAGATGATACAGAAGTCGCCTCAGTAGTTTCAGTTTCCATTGTGGCTAACCGCTCTCGCTCTGCTTTTGAGATATATTTAGGTTTATTGGTTGAGCTCAACTTAGCATTAGCCTTTTTTAGCTTTTTTTTATGCTTCAAGGTTATTTTTTTCGTTCGATTCATATTCTCGCCATAAAACCATACTTCAATCACCTAATTATATAGGATCTGTTACGACAACACATTACCAGCGCACCTTGGAATAAACTCATGCTGATTGGTATAAAAGCGCTAAGGCAATACTCAGTGAATTCACTCCCGCCAAAAGCAAAAATCCCAACCACGACAGCCGCAACAATAGCGCAACAGTAGCAACCAAGAAACAACAAGCCGCGAGAGGTAAGTCACATATTCCACCTTGTCTAATCAATACCTAGAACACGATATAGACAGCCATTTTGTAAGCCCTTACACTAATGCGAAACACAAATCATTACTATTTACCTCGGATTTACACTTAGCGATTTATAATAAAAAACCTTCGCTGCAAAAGTGTTATCTGATTTTTTACTCGGGATGACTCAGACATGAAATTTAAAGCTTCGTTAATAGCGCTATCTATTGCCACCGCATTAGCACCAAGTCTTGTTACCGCAGACGACTCTGATATTGAAGTCATCACAGTGACCTCAAGCCGCATGGGTAAGCCTGTCAGCGCGATTCCAAATACTGTCACAATTATCGATCAAGAACAGCTTGAACAGCAGTTCAGAACGACTAAAGATCTGTCGACAATTATCGGAAACTTAGCACCCAGTTTCTCACCGAGTCGCCAAAAAATGAGTAATACAGGTGAGACCCTGCGTGGTCGTACACCACTGATTATGATCGATGGTGTGCCTCAATCTAACCCACTTCGTAGCGGCGGACGTTCGGGTCAGACTATCGATCCGGCGATGCTCGAGCGTATCGAAATTATCCATGGCGCCAATGCCATGCATGGTTTAGGTGCTCAGGGTGGCATCATCAACTACATCACCAAGAAAGCAAGCAGTGATAATGAACATCAGGTTAGCTTCGATGTCACAGTGCCGAATAACCTAGAGTCAGATGGCATCAGTTTCGGTACCAGTTATGCGTTTTCAGGAGAATCAGAACAACTCGATATGATTGGCTCGGTTAGCTACCGTAACAATGGTGTCTATTACGATGCTAACGATGAGATGATTGGCGTCGACACCACGCAAGGCGAGTCTATGGACAGCCAAAGCGCAGACTTCTTTATCAAGCTTGGTCATAACTTCGATGAGTCACGACTAGAGTTGATGGTTAATCACTACAACATGGAAAATAACGGCGACTATATGGCCGTCAAAGGTGACAAAGAAAACGACATTCCTACTGGCGCAGTCAAACAAGAGCAGCCATGGGAGGCCGCCAACAACCAAGTGACCACGACGAGCCTTAGCTATACTCATGAAAATATTGCTGGTCAGCAGATGCATCTGCAATTTTTCAATCAAAACTTTGAAGCCGTTTATGGTGGTGGTTGCTGGTCTGATTTTTACGACCCAAGCATGGAAGGCAGCGATCAAGTCACCGTTTGTGGCACTGGAGCTAATGGTGAGTCCCTCTATTATGAGCAGTCTCGCAATAAATCAGTCAAATGGGGAATGAAAGCCTCAATGATAGCCAACAACATCGCTGACTCAGGCGTTAACTTAGCCTACGGTATCGATGTTTTCAGCGATACCACAGAGCAAGATATGGTGGTTAGTGGCGCCTCTTGGGTACCTGAAAGCACCTATGAAAATATCGCTCCTTATGCACAAGTTGACTATGACCTTATCAAAAACCTGACACTATCCGGTGGTGTACGCTACGAATATGCCAAACTTACGGTCGATGATTATAAGACTCTGTACGGCTACGGCGATAAGCATATCGAAGGGGGCTCACCTGACTTCAATGAAATCTTGTTTAATATAGGTGCTTCATACCAGATAAACCCATCGATTCGACTCTATACCAGCTTTAACCAAGGCTTCGGCATGCCAGATATTGGTCGCGTTCTGCGTGATGGCGATAACTTCTCGGGTGAAAACCCAAGTATCGATGACTCACTCGCCCTAACACCAATAGTCACAGACAACATAGAGTTTGGTGCAGACTACCAAGGTGAGTACTTCACTGCCAAAATCGCCTTTTATCGCTCATCGACCGATTACGGCAGTCGTATGGTAGAGAAAGAAGATGGCAGTGGTTCATTCGTGATAAAGCGTGAAAAGAGTGTCATCGAAGGGATAGAATCTAATATTACTGCCTATATCGGTGACAACGATGACGTTGGGGTGAATATTGCCATTCAGAATGGCGAGTATGACTCAAATGACGATCAGAATGTCGATACTGATTTAGACGGCGCGAATATCTCACCAAACCGTGTAAATCTATTCTGGACGCATAATTTCGACAACGATATCTCGACTCGGGTACAGGCAAACTTCTTTATGGATAAAGACTTCAAGAATGCCAGTGATGAGATTTACTCTAGTTTTGATGGCTATACAACCGTAGACGCATCGGTTGCAATTCCAGTGTATAACGGCACATTGAGCGTGGGAATTCAAAACCTATTGAACGAAGATTACTACACTTACTATTCTCAGACGGTGGGCAAGGACACTCGTTACTTTAAGGGAATGGGCCGTACGGCGACTATCGGCTTCACCATGCCTTTCTAGGTTCTAGGTTCTAGGTTCTAGGTTCTAGGTTCTAGGTTCTAGGTTCTAGGTTCTAGGTTCTAGGTTCTAGTAAGACATTAATAAAAAACGCAGCCATTGGCTGCGTTTTTTATTATCAAATGACTTTATCTCGTTTAAATATGAAAAATCTACTTAGTGACGACCCATAATGCATGTAGCAAACCAGGGATAAAGAAGAGCAAACATAAGATAATATTAATCAGCAGATCTTTGCCTACACCCGACTTTAAAAATACCGCTACTGGTGGCAATAAGATGGCAATAACGACCAATAATAGTTTATTTGTGTCCATGAAACTTTCTCCCTTAATAAATCATTTTCGTTTAGGCCAGACTAACTTCTCAGGCTCCGACCATATTTGCAACTGCTTTATGGCGTCAGGAGCAGTAAATTCCACTCCCTGTGATGGATAATCTATGTATTGATAGTCCTTATCACGAAAGCGAAAACTCAGACTAAAGGCGTGTAAGTAACCTCTATCGGCCTCCGTACCACCATAGAGTTTATCTCCCAAGATTGGCACACCTAAGCTTGCTAAAGCGACTCTAAGTTGATGGGTTTTACCGCTTAAAGGCTTAAGTAGATACATACGTAAGCCTTCAGCCACAGACTGAGAGAAAAACTGAGTCAGGGCTGGGTTTTCTGTGGTTCGCAGCAGTTTGTACATGCTACGTCTGGATTTAGCCATATCACCCACTACCCAACCTTGCTTCTTTTTTGGCTTACCCGTCGCTAAGGCAACATAGTATTTCTGCACCTTATGCGCAGTAAATAATTGCGTAAACTCAGCCGCTGCTTGGCTACTTTTTGCAAACAACAATAGGCCAGAAGTGAGGCTGTCGAGTCTATGTACCGAATAGAGCTTTATCCCCAAGTCTTGTTCAATTTTTGCCATGACCCCCGCAGAGCCATCTTGACTATGAAAGTGAACATCACAAGACTTAGTTATAATTAAGAAGTCACCTTCATCGGCGATAATTTTATACATAGATCAATACTCATAAATTCTGTGTGTCGCAATATATAGCAAACTTAAATGCCTGCTAAAATATGATGCTTAAAAAGTAATGCTGACTATCAGGCCTGGTTGATTATCACTCAACGTGACTTTAGCATTGTGTCTGACAAGAATAGCTTTAACCAGAGACAAGCCAAGACCCGTTCCCTTATTGTGTCTGCTAGGATCGAGTCTGACTAAACGTTCGAACACCCGGTCTTTGGCATCACTAGGGATCCCAGGGCCATTATCCCGAATTTGGATCTGCTTACCCATTTGCACTATTTCAATATTTGCACCTTCGCCCGCATACTTGATCGCATTGTCCACCAAGTTAAACAGTGCCTGAAATAATAAATATTTATCTCCGGTCACCTTTACGTTTTCATCGGTAGTCAAGGTCAACTTCTGTTGATTTAATTCAGCCATTGCTTCGGCCATCTCAAACAGATCTTCACACATGTCCTTAATGCTTAGCTCTTGTAACTCGAGTGTCTGCTGACCCTCTTCAATACGAGTTAGTGATAACATGGCATCGAAGGTCGCTAAGCAGTGATCTAGCTCTTCAGTCAAGATAGCACATGCCTCAGGTAACTCCTGAGAGGTCTTATCGGGAAGCTGTTCAAGCCCTATTCGCAGGTGAGAAAGTGGCGTTCTTAAGTCGTGAGCAATATTATCCGTCGCACCTCGCACCGCAGTGAGATTATTCTCCAGGGTGTCGAGCACGCCATTAAATTTACGCGCCAGCATATCGAACTCATCTTGCCGCCAACTGACAGGTAAACGTGTTGAATACTCCCCCTTCTCAATAAGGCGACTCAGACGATTGTATTGCACAAGTCTACGTAAAATAGCCTTGGAGAATAGATAACCAAGCGCTAGTGTTAACACAATCGTCAGCATCATTGCTGTTATTGCAGCATTAACAAATCGCTCAATCAAGGTACCTAGTTGGTCGGTACGGGTCGCAATCAATACAGGGCCATAACGAGTGACCACCAAGCCACCCGTTAAGATATGCAATTTATCAGGCCCACCCGTTAAGATTGGAAACTCTCGAGTCTGAGGCAACAGAGGCATATCATCCGGGATCAGGCTAAGCGCACCGACGAGATCAAATGAGTTGCGCCACACCACTAGAGCCGTATTGGGATCAGCGGTTTTAACTTGAGTACCAAAGCTTCGTCGGTCTAAGGTCAGCGCCATCTGTTGATAACGCGCCTTTTCAGCCGCTAAGTGTTGATCTGTTTGCAGCTCCTGCTCATTCATCAATTGACGATACATGCCAAAAAGGAGCGTGCCGATAATCAGAGTTACAAGAGCCGAAAAAACAATCGTAATGCGCCATGCACTACTTTGGTATGGCTTAATGCCCTTGACGGAGGCGATAGCCAGCACCTCGAACTGTCTCGATCAACTCACCGAAACCTAGCTCCTCAAACTTACGTCTGAGCTTAGCGATATGCACATCGATAACATTGGTTCTCGGATCAAAATGATAATCCCATACCGCTTCAAATAAGAGAGTACGGCTGATCACTTGATTGGGATGTTCCATCAGGTATTTCAGTAATTGAAACTCTTTGGGCTGTAGCATTAACTCGTTACCGTCTAAGGTCACTTTTCGAGTTAATAGCTCCATCACTAAATTGCCTACAGATAGTTCCGTTTCAACAGGTTGAGATAAGCCTCGCTGCATCAACTTTTCGGCTCTCACTAACAGCTCTGAAAATGCAAAAGGCTTAGTCATATAATCATCGCCGCCGGCACGTAGGCCTTTGACACGCTCATCAACGTGGCTAAGAGCAGATAAAATAAGCACAGGAGTTTGACTGCCTGTCGCTCTTAGCGCGGCCAATAGCTTGAGCCCATCTAACTGAGGTAACATGCGATCTAAAATAAGTAGATCATATTTCATGCTAGTCGCAAGCAGCAATCCTTGATGACCATCACTGGCCGTCTCAATGTTGTGCCCTTGCTCAATAAATCCTTTAACCACATATTCGATTGTGGTTGTATCATCTTCAACGAGTAAAATTTTCATGGTAATAACTTAGTCCCATTTAAGCAGAGGTAGAGGTCGTAAACTCTCAATATCGAAGGCTAATTTGCTCTTACCGTTAGCATCAATAAGCTTCAACTCCAGGTAACTGATACCAAGATCATGATCTAGCTGTGCTTCAAGTATATATGCTTGTTTATTTTCCATTGCTTTCTCAACTAAAGTTGAAAAAGCCAGTGATTTGTCATTCATTAAATTAACGGCTATCAGCTCATCTCGATCATCAGTTTCTAATACTTCGACCTGCTGCCTGATTAAATGTCCGTCTTTAGCTTTGAACTCAAACTCAGTGATCGTTTCAGCCTTAGGATCTATGATACTCAGCTCATAAATCAGCTCGCCATTTTCTACATCAATCTCGAAATCAGAGAGGGTGCCAGGGTAGTCTCTCTCAACTTGCAAAAAGAGTGATTGTGGAGTGATGTTTCCTTCATCGGAAAGGAGTGCAAGAATAGATGTTTCGGCCAAAGCTGCTGCCGAAAAACCAGAGGTTGAAAAAAGCACTAAACCAACTAACCAACGAGCCATGGCTCCTCCATAAAAATCTACGATGCCGTATCTTATCGTATTAAATCAAAAACAGTTAATTCAATTGCACTGACTGAATACTTATCGTTTATCCCTTGCTATCCACTTCACAGATTGATGCTAGTCTACTCAAACTTTGTTCGAGAAAGGATACGAACTATTCAGCGAGTAAAGCAAGGCTATCAATCTCAATTTCGATCCCTTGCCAGCCATCATCGACCTCACCTTTTAGTGTGACAGTCGTATCACTCGAGACCTCAATGTCACGCCATAGTGCATCTTCAATTTCAACTTCAACTTCACCACTTGTATCGCGAAAGAGGTACTTCTCATCACCTAAACTTTTCACTAAGTAGCCGGTCAACTCAACAGGAGTATCGTCTTTAGCCTCACTGGCATCTGCGGCTGTGTTAACCTGAGTGCTAACACCTGGACCATTGTACGCAGCGAAAGCGGGTAGTGTGAGAACACAGGAAAGTATGAGTGAGCCGGTTAATTTTTTAGGCATATCTTTATCCCCTTTTAATTGAGTACCAATTCTAGGCTGATGACTATAAAGCCCAGATGGAATCAAGATTAATGTTTGATCATAAAGAGAGGAAGACACGACTAAGAGTAGATTTAAAGCCGTTGAGGCCCTTTATTCATGGGGGGGATGAGCCTCTAAAATATGAATAAGTTCAGATTTTAGAGCGACTGTAGTTTCAACACCTTTTTTCAACTCTAGTTTCTTAGCTAAGTGTAGCGGGACTTCGGCATTAATCTTATGACGAACACCTTTGACGCTAGCAATCAGCCTGACACTTTCGCCCATGGTCAGCATAGACTCAATTTTGATATCCAGCTTATTGAAACTTCTACAGAGGCGACCCTTAGTGATGGAGTTAAATCGCACGCCTTGATTAGGGATAACCCAGCGCACTTTAGTGCCGACATCCAAATGCTCGAAATAAGTGCTAGCAATCAGGTGCTCACCAAATTTTAGCCAAGTGATCTGCCGCTCCTCTTCTTGAGCGACCACATGAGCATCGAAAATATTGCGCAAACCCATCTGCTTAGCGACGGCCTCATTGTGAGGACGGACTAATACATCATGAGGCTTACCTTGTTGCAACAGCTTGCCTTGGCTGATCAAAATCATCTTGTCGGCTAGAAGTAGCGCTTCATTGAGATCATGGGTCACCATGATCACTGGAATCGCCAACTGCTCTTTGAGTCTAGCTAACTCTAAATAGAGACGTTCACGGGTCTCTCTATCTACGGCGGAGAATGGCTCATCCAGCAATAAAACAGAAGGCTCTCGCGCCAGCGCTCTTGCTAATGCAACTCGCTGTCTTTGCCCACCAGAAAGATGTGCAGGTAAGCGATCGGGTAACCCATGCAGGTTCACCCGCTCAAGCCACTCCTCGGCCCTAGGCTTACGTTCAACTTTAGGAATATGGTCCAACGCAGCAATCACATTTTCTATGGCTGTCAAATTTGGAAATAAACCAAAATGTTGCGGTACATAACCTAGGTGGCGTTGCTGAGGTGACAGGTTCAGTTTGCTCTCGCTATCATGCCACACGCTATCACCATAGCGGATCTCCCCTGACTCAGGCTTATTCAGGCCAGCAATCATTCTGAGTAAGGTAGACTTGCCCCCACCGGAAGGCCCTACAACCGCTAATACTTCACCAGCTTTACAGGTAAACTCTGCATCTAGCTTGATATGTTTCTCTTGTTTGATCCGACAATAAAGATCAGCAACGTCTTGCACGAGTGTCTCTCCCGTATCTATCAATAACTAATCGACTGAGATAATACTTACTGGCTAAAAGCTCAGCCATGTCTAGAGCCATGGGCTCTCCCTAGTCTTCTAGACATGCTGGTCGTAAGCGCAAGCACTGTGATAGCGAATAACAGCAGCACTAGGGACATCTGTCCGGCACTGGCAAAATCAAATGCCTGCACACTGTCATAAATAGAAATTGCTACCGTCTTAGTTTCACCAGCGATATTACCGCCCATCATCAACACAACGCCAAACTCGCCTAATACATGGGAAAAACACAAGACTAAAGCGGTTAATACCCCCGGCCAAACCAGAGGGAGTTCAATTTTGAAAAGCATCTTTAAACGGCTCATACCACAACATGCAGCCGCATCGCGTACTTCTTGGGGAACGGATTCGAACGCTCTTTGAATAGGCTGAATAGCAAAGGGAATATT
Proteins encoded:
- a CDS encoding DUF2986 domain-containing protein, yielding MNRTKKITLKHKKKLKKANAKLSSTNKPKYISKAERERLATMETETTEATSVSSVVSQAESSSAS
- a CDS encoding TonB-dependent receptor, with translation MKFKASLIALSIATALAPSLVTADDSDIEVITVTSSRMGKPVSAIPNTVTIIDQEQLEQQFRTTKDLSTIIGNLAPSFSPSRQKMSNTGETLRGRTPLIMIDGVPQSNPLRSGGRSGQTIDPAMLERIEIIHGANAMHGLGAQGGIINYITKKASSDNEHQVSFDVTVPNNLESDGISFGTSYAFSGESEQLDMIGSVSYRNNGVYYDANDEMIGVDTTQGESMDSQSADFFIKLGHNFDESRLELMVNHYNMENNGDYMAVKGDKENDIPTGAVKQEQPWEAANNQVTTTSLSYTHENIAGQQMHLQFFNQNFEAVYGGGCWSDFYDPSMEGSDQVTVCGTGANGESLYYEQSRNKSVKWGMKASMIANNIADSGVNLAYGIDVFSDTTEQDMVVSGASWVPESTYENIAPYAQVDYDLIKNLTLSGGVRYEYAKLTVDDYKTLYGYGDKHIEGGSPDFNEILFNIGASYQINPSIRLYTSFNQGFGMPDIGRVLRDGDNFSGENPSIDDSLALTPIVTDNIEFGADYQGEYFTAKIAFYRSSTDYGSRMVEKEDGSGSFVIKREKSVIEGIESNITAYIGDNDDVGVNIAIQNGEYDSNDDQNVDTDLDGANISPNRVNLFWTHNFDNDISTRVQANFFMDKDFKNASDEIYSSFDGYTTVDASVAIPVYNGTLSVGIQNLLNEDYYTYYSQTVGKDTRYFKGMGRTATIGFTMPF
- a CDS encoding YqaE/Pmp3 family membrane protein yields the protein MDTNKLLLVVIAILLPPVAVFLKSGVGKDLLINIILCLLFFIPGLLHALWVVTK
- a CDS encoding TIGR01621 family pseudouridine synthase, which codes for MYKIIADEGDFLIITKSCDVHFHSQDGSAGVMAKIEQDLGIKLYSVHRLDSLTSGLLLFAKSSQAAAEFTQLFTAHKVQKYYVALATGKPKKKQGWVVGDMAKSRRSMYKLLRTTENPALTQFFSQSVAEGLRMYLLKPLSGKTHQLRVALASLGVPILGDKLYGGTEADRGYLHAFSLSFRFRDKDYQYIDYPSQGVEFTAPDAIKQLQIWSEPEKLVWPKRK
- a CDS encoding sensor histidine kinase; this translates as MYRQLMNEQELQTDQHLAAEKARYQQMALTLDRRSFGTQVKTADPNTALVVWRNSFDLVGALSLIPDDMPLLPQTREFPILTGGPDKLHILTGGLVVTRYGPVLIATRTDQLGTLIERFVNAAITAMMLTIVLTLALGYLFSKAILRRLVQYNRLSRLIEKGEYSTRLPVSWRQDEFDMLARKFNGVLDTLENNLTAVRGATDNIAHDLRTPLSHLRIGLEQLPDKTSQELPEACAILTEELDHCLATFDAMLSLTRIEEGQQTLELQELSIKDMCEDLFEMAEAMAELNQQKLTLTTDENVKVTGDKYLLFQALFNLVDNAIKYAGEGANIEIVQMGKQIQIRDNGPGIPSDAKDRVFERLVRLDPSRHNKGTGLGLSLVKAILVRHNAKVTLSDNQPGLIVSITF
- a CDS encoding response regulator transcription factor; translated protein: MKILLVEDDTTTIEYVVKGFIEQGHNIETASDGHQGLLLATSMKYDLLILDRMLPQLDGLKLLAALRATGSQTPVLILSALSHVDERVKGLRAGGDDYMTKPFAFSELLVRAEKLMQRGLSQPVETELSVGNLVMELLTRKVTLDGNELMLQPKEFQLLKYLMEHPNQVISRTLLFEAVWDYHFDPRTNVIDVHIAKLRRKFEELGFGELIETVRGAGYRLRQGH
- a CDS encoding PepSY domain-containing protein — translated: MARWLVGLVLFSTSGFSAAALAETSILALLSDEGNITPQSLFLQVERDYPGTLSDFEIDVENGELIYELSIIDPKAETITEFEFKAKDGHLIRQQVEVLETDDRDELIAVNLMNDKSLAFSTLVEKAMENKQAYILEAQLDHDLGISYLELKLIDANGKSKLAFDIESLRPLPLLKWD
- a CDS encoding NirD/YgiW/YdeI family stress tolerance protein, encoding MPKKLTGSLILSCVLTLPAFAAYNGPGVSTQVNTAADASEAKDDTPVELTGYLVKSLGDEKYLFRDTSGEVEVEIEDALWRDIEVSSDTTVTLKGEVDDGWQGIEIEIDSLALLAE
- a CDS encoding ABC transporter ATP-binding protein, which translates into the protein MQDVADLYCRIKQEKHIKLDAEFTCKAGEVLAVVGPSGGGKSTLLRMIAGLNKPESGEIRYGDSVWHDSESKLNLSPQQRHLGYVPQHFGLFPNLTAIENVIAALDHIPKVERKPRAEEWLERVNLHGLPDRLPAHLSGGQRQRVALARALAREPSVLLLDEPFSAVDRETRERLYLELARLKEQLAIPVIMVTHDLNEALLLADKMILISQGKLLQQGKPHDVLVRPHNEAVAKQMGLRNIFDAHVVAQEEERQITWLKFGEHLIASTYFEHLDVGTKVRWVIPNQGVRFNSITKGRLCRSFNKLDIKIESMLTMGESVRLIASVKGVRHKINAEVPLHLAKKLELKKGVETTVALKSELIHILEAHPPHE
- the modB gene encoding molybdate ABC transporter permease subunit — translated: MDWEALWLSIKLSSVTVIILIPAAILVSRFLAYHQFTGKSWVEALIMVPLVLPPTVIGYYLLVGLGSQSWLGRFIEEVFGQQLVFHFSGLVVASIIVNIPFAIQPIQRAFESVPQEVRDAAACCGMSRLKMLFKIELPLVWPGVLTALVLCFSHVLGEFGVVLMMGGNIAGETKTVAISIYDSVQAFDFASAGQMSLVLLLFAITVLALTTSMSRRLGRAHGSRHG